A genome region from Corvus hawaiiensis isolate bCorHaw1 chromosome 4, bCorHaw1.pri.cur, whole genome shotgun sequence includes the following:
- the FGD4 gene encoding FYVE, RhoGEF and PH domain-containing protein 4 isoform X3: MEEETPAAVSSVTKEKSSKVSDLINRFEGGSSLNPSDLKKDSSVLHITKSQGRYGSAPSPQPKLPSQHSLQKQGTSDTDKTQVAQLHTANGVVAQDQPEDEDRRLPDRGSAVSTPVPDDAIDSSLINGEGESTRRESLQSVTSCEEQMLNSCHRTLSSDTLLPAENETLDINTNVKEERAEESSKQDQPVETKETDEQKRHKIANELLQTEKAYVSRLDLLDGVFYSRLLEEANRGSFPPEVINKIFSNISSINAFHSKFLLPELEKRMQEWTTTPRIGDILQKLAPFLKMYGEYVKNFDNAMELVKTWTERSPQFKFIIQDIQKEKVCGNLTLQHHMLEPVQRIPRYEMLLKDYLRKLPQDSLDWKDAEKSLEIISTAASHSNSAIRKMENLKKLLEIYEMLGEEEDIVNPSNELIKEGQILKLAARNTSAQERYLFLFNNMLLYCVPKFSLVGSKFSVRTRVGIDGMKIIETHNEEYPHTFQVSGKERTLELQASSEQDKEEWIKALQSTIEAFQQRNETFRNAIAKEYEDMPVEVSNAELGKRAPRWIRDNEVTMCMKCKEPFNALTRRRHHCRACGHVVCWKCSDYKAHLEYDGNKLNKVCKDCYHVIIGCTDSEEKKRKGILEIESAEVSGNSVICSFLQYMEKSKPWQKAWCVIPKQEALVLYMYGAPQDVKALATIPLLGYTVDDTPKSADLPHSFKLTQSKSVHSFAADNEELKQKWLKVIHLAVKGETPECQNELQVNLEEQPESSKKSEC; encoded by the exons ATGGAGGAAGAGACACCCGCTGCTGTTTCTAGTGTCACAAAGGAAAAGTCTAGCAAAGTGTCAGATCTCATCAACCGGTTTGAGGGAGGCAG CTCACTGAATCCTAGCGATCTGAAGAAAGATTCCTCCGTTCTCCATATTACTAAATCTCAAGGAAGATATGGGTCCGCACCATCACCTCAGCCAAAACTCCCCTCCCAGCACTCACTACAGAAACAGGGAACCAGTGACACTGACAAAACTCAGGTTGCACAGCTGCACACGGCCAATGGAGTGGTAGCACAAGACCAGCCAGAAGATGAGGACCGGAGATTGCCGGACCGCGGCTCTGCCGTGTCCACCCCAGTCCCAGACGATGCCATCGACAGCAGCTTGATAAatggggaaggagaaagcaCTCGCAGAGAGTCACTACAGAGTGTGActtcctgtgaggagcagatgCTCAACAGCTGCCACAGGACTCTGAGCAGCGACACGCTGCTCCCAGCTGAAAATGAAACTCTAGACATTAATACTAATGTGAAGGAAGAACGAGCTGAGGAAAGCAGTAAGCAAGATCAACCTGTAGAAACAAAG GAGACAGATGAGCAGAAACGTCACAAAATTGCCAACGAGcttctgcaaacagaaaaagcCTATGTTAGCCGACTTGACCTCCTAGATGGG GTATTCTACTCCAGACTCCTTGAGGAAGCCAACAGAGGTTCATTTCCACCTGAAGTGATTAATAAGATCTTTTCTAACATTTCTTCAATAAATGCCTTCCACAGTAAATTCTTACTTCCGGAACTTGAAAAAAGAATGCAAGAATG GACTACCACCCCTAGGATTGGAGATATTCTGCAAAAGTTGGCTCCTTTCCTTAAGATGTACGGAGAATACGTGAAGAATTTTGACAATGCAATGGAATTGGTGAAAACGTGGACTGAACGGTCACCTCAGTTCAAATTCATTATTCAAGACATTCAG aaggaaaaagtgTGTGGAAATTTGACATTGCAACATCACATGCTAGAACCAGTCCAACGCATTCCACGCTACGAGATGCTTCTAAAGGACTACCTAAGGAAATTGCCTCAGGATTCCCTAGACTGGAAAGATGCTGAAA AATCCCTGGAAATTATATCCACTGCAGCAAGTCACTCGAATAGTGCAATAAGAAAGATG GAGAATCTAAAGAAGTTGTTAGAGATATATGAGAtgctgggagaagaggaggacATCGTGAACCCTTCAAATGAGCTGATAAAAGAAGGACAGATCCTTAAACTCGCTGCTCGCAACACGTCTGCTCAAGAGCGGTATCTTTTCCTG tttaaCAATATGTTGCTCTACTGCGTCCCCAAATTCAGCCTGGTAGGATCAAAGTTCTCTGTTCGAACCAGAGTTGGCATAGATGGCATGAAGATTATAGAAACTCATAATGAAGAATATCCACACACTTTCCAAGTGTCTGGAAAGGAGAGGACACTGGAGTTGCAGGCCAG ttCTGAACAGGATAAAGAAGAATGGATAAAG GCACTTCAGAGTACTATTGAAGCTTTTCAGCAGAGGAATGAAACCTTCAGAAATGCTATTGCTAAAGAATATGAAGACATGCCTGTTGAAGTCTCT AACGCTGAGCTTGGGAAGAGAGCGCCGAGGTGGATCCGGGACAACGAAGTAACCATGTGCATGAAATGCAAGGAACCCTTCAATGCACTGACGAGGAGGAGGCACCACTGCCGAGCATGTGGACAT gtGGTTTGCTGGAAATGTTCTGATTACAAAGCACATCTGGAATATGATGGCAATAAATTGAACAAAGTCTGTAAGGACTGCTATCATGTTATAATTGGTTGTACAGACAgtgaagaaaagaagaggaagggcATCTTGGAG ATTGAATCTGCAGAAGTCTCTGGAAATAGTGTCATATGTAGCTTTCTTCAGTACATGGAGAAGTCCAAGCCATGGCAGAAAGCATGGTGTGTCATACCCAAACAGGAGGCCCTTGTGCTCTACATGTACGGTGCTCCACAG GATGTTAAAGCTCTGGCTACAATTCCTCTTCTGGGCTATACAGTGGATGACACTCCAAAAAGTGCTGACCTCCCCCACAGCTTCAAACTGACCCAGTCCAAGTCTGTGCACAGCTTTGCTGCAGACAATGAGGAACTGAAACAGAAGTGGCTAAAAGTTATTCATTTAGCTGTCAAAGGTGAGACACCAGAATGTCAAAATGAACTGCAAGTGAATTTAGAAGAGCAGCCTGAATCTTCTAAAAAATCTGAATGCTGA
- the FGD4 gene encoding FYVE, RhoGEF and PH domain-containing protein 4 isoform X2 translates to MSSEPGSSICPKPLILSRACTASATGRLVEQNVRNEAAQGINGSVPLKQSPRSAASPKPQVPPKPIHLQKATYQTPRHKALKTQKPRMEEETPAAVSSVTKEKSSKVSDLINRFEGGSSLNPSDLKKDSSVLHITKSQGRYGSAPSPQPKLPSQHSLQKQGTSDTDKTQVAQLHTANGVVAQDQPEDEDRRLPDRGSAVSTPVPDDAIDSSLINGEGESTRRESLQSVTSCEEQMLNSCHRTLSSDTLLPAENETLDINTNVKEERAEESSKQDQPVETKETDEQKRHKIANELLQTEKAYVSRLDLLDGVFYSRLLEEANRGSFPPEVINKIFSNISSINAFHSKFLLPELEKRMQEWTTTPRIGDILQKLAPFLKMYGEYVKNFDNAMELVKTWTERSPQFKFIIQDIQKEKVCGNLTLQHHMLEPVQRIPRYEMLLKDYLRKLPQDSLDWKDAEKSLEIISTAASHSNSAIRKMENLKKLLEIYEMLGEEEDIVNPSNELIKEGQILKLAARNTSAQERYLFLFNNMLLYCVPKFSLVGSKFSVRTRVGIDGMKIIETHNEEYPHTFQVSGKERTLELQASSEQDKEEWIKALQSTIEAFQQRNETFRNAIAKEYEDMPVEVSNAELGKRAPRWIRDNEVTMCMKCKEPFNALTRRRHHCRACGHVVCWKCSDYKAHLEYDGNKLNKVCKDCYHVIIGCTDSEEKKRKGILEIESAEVSGNSVICSFLQYMEKSKPWQKAWCVIPKQEALVLYMYGAPQDVKALATIPLLGYTVDDTPKSADLPHSFKLTQSKSVHSFAADNEELKQKWLKVIHLAVKGETPECQNELQVNLEEQPESSKKSEC, encoded by the exons TGCCTCCAAAGCCAATTCATCTGCAGAAGGCAACATACCAAACCCCTAGGCATAAAGCTTTAAAAACTCAGAAACCAAGAATGGAGGAAGAGACACCCGCTGCTGTTTCTAGTGTCACAAAGGAAAAGTCTAGCAAAGTGTCAGATCTCATCAACCGGTTTGAGGGAGGCAG CTCACTGAATCCTAGCGATCTGAAGAAAGATTCCTCCGTTCTCCATATTACTAAATCTCAAGGAAGATATGGGTCCGCACCATCACCTCAGCCAAAACTCCCCTCCCAGCACTCACTACAGAAACAGGGAACCAGTGACACTGACAAAACTCAGGTTGCACAGCTGCACACGGCCAATGGAGTGGTAGCACAAGACCAGCCAGAAGATGAGGACCGGAGATTGCCGGACCGCGGCTCTGCCGTGTCCACCCCAGTCCCAGACGATGCCATCGACAGCAGCTTGATAAatggggaaggagaaagcaCTCGCAGAGAGTCACTACAGAGTGTGActtcctgtgaggagcagatgCTCAACAGCTGCCACAGGACTCTGAGCAGCGACACGCTGCTCCCAGCTGAAAATGAAACTCTAGACATTAATACTAATGTGAAGGAAGAACGAGCTGAGGAAAGCAGTAAGCAAGATCAACCTGTAGAAACAAAG GAGACAGATGAGCAGAAACGTCACAAAATTGCCAACGAGcttctgcaaacagaaaaagcCTATGTTAGCCGACTTGACCTCCTAGATGGG GTATTCTACTCCAGACTCCTTGAGGAAGCCAACAGAGGTTCATTTCCACCTGAAGTGATTAATAAGATCTTTTCTAACATTTCTTCAATAAATGCCTTCCACAGTAAATTCTTACTTCCGGAACTTGAAAAAAGAATGCAAGAATG GACTACCACCCCTAGGATTGGAGATATTCTGCAAAAGTTGGCTCCTTTCCTTAAGATGTACGGAGAATACGTGAAGAATTTTGACAATGCAATGGAATTGGTGAAAACGTGGACTGAACGGTCACCTCAGTTCAAATTCATTATTCAAGACATTCAG aaggaaaaagtgTGTGGAAATTTGACATTGCAACATCACATGCTAGAACCAGTCCAACGCATTCCACGCTACGAGATGCTTCTAAAGGACTACCTAAGGAAATTGCCTCAGGATTCCCTAGACTGGAAAGATGCTGAAA AATCCCTGGAAATTATATCCACTGCAGCAAGTCACTCGAATAGTGCAATAAGAAAGATG GAGAATCTAAAGAAGTTGTTAGAGATATATGAGAtgctgggagaagaggaggacATCGTGAACCCTTCAAATGAGCTGATAAAAGAAGGACAGATCCTTAAACTCGCTGCTCGCAACACGTCTGCTCAAGAGCGGTATCTTTTCCTG tttaaCAATATGTTGCTCTACTGCGTCCCCAAATTCAGCCTGGTAGGATCAAAGTTCTCTGTTCGAACCAGAGTTGGCATAGATGGCATGAAGATTATAGAAACTCATAATGAAGAATATCCACACACTTTCCAAGTGTCTGGAAAGGAGAGGACACTGGAGTTGCAGGCCAG ttCTGAACAGGATAAAGAAGAATGGATAAAG GCACTTCAGAGTACTATTGAAGCTTTTCAGCAGAGGAATGAAACCTTCAGAAATGCTATTGCTAAAGAATATGAAGACATGCCTGTTGAAGTCTCT AACGCTGAGCTTGGGAAGAGAGCGCCGAGGTGGATCCGGGACAACGAAGTAACCATGTGCATGAAATGCAAGGAACCCTTCAATGCACTGACGAGGAGGAGGCACCACTGCCGAGCATGTGGACAT gtGGTTTGCTGGAAATGTTCTGATTACAAAGCACATCTGGAATATGATGGCAATAAATTGAACAAAGTCTGTAAGGACTGCTATCATGTTATAATTGGTTGTACAGACAgtgaagaaaagaagaggaagggcATCTTGGAG ATTGAATCTGCAGAAGTCTCTGGAAATAGTGTCATATGTAGCTTTCTTCAGTACATGGAGAAGTCCAAGCCATGGCAGAAAGCATGGTGTGTCATACCCAAACAGGAGGCCCTTGTGCTCTACATGTACGGTGCTCCACAG GATGTTAAAGCTCTGGCTACAATTCCTCTTCTGGGCTATACAGTGGATGACACTCCAAAAAGTGCTGACCTCCCCCACAGCTTCAAACTGACCCAGTCCAAGTCTGTGCACAGCTTTGCTGCAGACAATGAGGAACTGAAACAGAAGTGGCTAAAAGTTATTCATTTAGCTGTCAAAGGTGAGACACCAGAATGTCAAAATGAACTGCAAGTGAATTTAGAAGAGCAGCCTGAATCTTCTAAAAAATCTGAATGCTGA